In Zalophus californianus isolate mZalCal1 chromosome 4, mZalCal1.pri.v2, whole genome shotgun sequence, the following proteins share a genomic window:
- the CELSR2 gene encoding cadherin EGF LAG seven-pass G-type receptor 2 isoform X3, whose amino-acid sequence MQSRAARAPLPAPPPPLLLLLLLPPLLGDQVGPCRSLGPGGRGSSGACAPAGWLCPASASNLWLYSSRCRDAGTELTGHLVPHHDGLRVWCPESGAHIPLPPAPEGCPWSCRLLGIGGHLSPQGKLTLPQEHPCLKAPRLRCQSCKLVQTPGLRAGEQSTEESMGGRRKRNVNTAPQFQPPSYQATVPENQPAGTPVASLRAIDPDEGEAGRLEYTMDALFDSRSKHFFSLDPITGAVTTAEELDRETKSTHVFRVTAQDHGMPRRSALATLTILVTDTNDHDPVFEQQEYKESLRENLEVGYEVLTVRATDGDAPPNANILYRLLEGPEGSPSEVFEIDPRSGVIRTRGPVDREEVESYQLTVEASDQGRDPGPRSATAAVFLSVEDDNDNAPQFSEKRYVVQVREDVTPGAPVLRVTASDRDKGSNALVHYSIMSGNARGQFYLDAQTGALDVVSPLDYETTKEYTLRVRAQDGGRPPLSNVSGLVTVQVLDINDNAPIFVSTPFQATVLESVPLGYLVLHVQAIDADAGDNARLEYRLAGVGHDFPFAINNGTGWISVAAELDREEVDFYSFGVEARDHGTPVLTASASVSVTILDVNDNNPTFTQPEYTVRLNEDAAVGTSVVTVSAVDRDAHSVITYQITSGNTRNRFSITSQSGGGLVSLALPLDYKLERQYVLAVTASDGTRQDTAQVVVNVTDANTHRPVFQSSHYTVNVNEDRPAGTTVVLISATDEDTGENARITYFMEDSIPQFRIDADTGAVTTQAELDYEDQVSYTLAITARDNGIPQKSDTTYLEILVNDVNDNAPQFLRDSYQGSVYEDVPPFTSVLQISATDRDSGLNGRVFYTFQGGDDGDGDFIVESTSGIVRTLRRLDRENVAQYVLRAYAVDKGMPPARTPMEVTVTVLDVNDNPPVFEQDEFDVFVEENSPIGLAVARVTATDPDEGTNAQIMYQIVEGNIPEVFQLDIFSGELTALVDLDYEDRPEYILVIQATSAPLVSRATVHVRLLDRNDNPPVLGNFEILFNNYVTNRSSSFPGGAIGRVPAHDPDISDSLTYSFERGNELSLVLLNASTGELRLSRALDNNRPLEAMMSVLVSDGVHSVTAQCALRVTIITDEMLTHSITLRLEDMSPERFLSPLLGLFIQAVAATLATPPDHVVVFNVQRDTDAPGGHILNVSLSVGQPPGPGGGPPFLPSEDLQERLYLNRSLLTAISAQRVLPFDDNICLREPCENYMRCVSVLRFDSSAPFIASSSVLFRPIHPVGGLRCRCPPGFTGDYCETEVDLCYSRPCGPHGRCRSREGGYTCLCRDGYTGEHCEVSARSGRCTPGVCKNGGTCVNLLVGGFKCDCPSGDFEKPYCQVTTRSFPARSFLTFRGLRQRFHFTLALSFATKERDGLLLYNGRFNEKHDFVALEVIQEQVQLTFSAGESTTTVSPFVPGGVSDGQWHTVQLKYYNKPLLGQTGLPQGPSEQKVAVVTVDGCDTGVALRFGAVLGNYSCAAQGTQGGSKKSLDLTGPLLLGGVPDLPESFPVRTRHFVGCMRNLQVDSRHVDMADFIANNGTVPGCPAKKNVCDSSTCNNGGTCVNQWDAFSCECPLGFGGKSCAQEMANPQRFLGSSLLAWHGLSLPISQPWHLSLMFRTRQANGVLLQAVTRGRSTITLQLREGHVVLSVEGTGLQASSLQLEPGRANDGDWHHAQLALGATGGPGHAILSFDYGQQWAEGNLGPRLHGLHLSNITVGGVPAPASGVARGFRGCLQGVRVSETPEGVSGLDPSRGEGINVEPGCSLPDPCDSNPCPANSYCSDDWDSYSCSCDPGYYGDNCTNVCDLNPCEHQSVCIRKPSAPHGYTCECLQNYLGPYCETRIDQPCPRGWWGHPTCGPCNCDIGKGFDPDCNKTSGVCHCKENHYRPPGSPTCLLCDCYPTGSLSRVCDSEDGQCPCKPGVIGRQCDRCDNPFAEVTTNGCEVNYDSCPRAIEAGIWWPRTRFGLPAAAPCPKGSFGTAVRHCDEHRGWLPPNLFNCTSVTFSELKGFAERLQRNESGLDSGRSQQLALLLRNATQHTAGYFGSDVKVAYQLATRLLAHESAQRGFGLSATQDVHFTENLLRVGSALLDAANKRHWELIQQTEGGTAWLLQHYEAYASALAQNMRHTYLNPFTIVTPNIVISVVRLDKGNFAGAKLPRYEALRGERPPDLETTVILPDSVFRETPTMVRPAGPGEAQEPEELARRQRRHPELSHGEAVASVIIYRTLASLLPHNYDPDKRSLRVPKRPVINTPVVSISVHDDEELLPRALDKPVTVQFRLLETEERTKPICVFWNHSILVSGTGGWSARGCEVVFRNESHVSCQCNHMTSFAVLMDVSRRENGEILPLKTLTYVALGVTLAALLLAFLFLTVLRALRSNQHGIRRNLTGALGLAQLVFLLGINQADLPFACTVIAILLHFLYLCTFSWALLEALHLYRALTEVRDVNAGPMRFYYMLGWGVPAFITGLAVGLDPEGYGNPDFCWLSIYDTLIWSFAGPVAFAVSMSVFLYILAARASCAAQRQGFEKKGPVSGLRPSFAVLLLLSATWLLALLSVNSDTLLFHYLFAACNCIQGPFIFLSYVVLSKEVRKAFKFACSRKPSPDPALTTKSTLTSSYNCPSPYADGRLYQPYGDSAGSLHSASRSGKSQPSYIPFLLREESTLNPGQGPPGLGDPGSLFLEGQDQQHDPDTDSDSDLSLEDDQSGSYASTHSSDSEEEEEEEEEPVFPGEPGWDSLLGPGAERLPLHSTPKDGGPGPGKAPWPGDFGTTAKESSGNGVSEERPWENGDALPREGSLGPLPGPSAQPHKGILKKKCLPTISEKSSLLRLPLEQGTGSSRGSSASEGSRGGPPPRPPPRQSLQEQLNGVMPIAMSIKAGTVDEDSSGSEFLFFNFLH is encoded by the exons ATGCAGAGCCGGGCAGCCCGCGCCCCTCTTCCAGCGCcaccgccgccgctgctgctgctgctgctgctgccgccactGCTGGGAGACCAAGTGGGGCCCTGTCGTTCCCTGGGGCCCGGGGGACGTGGTTCCTCAGGGGCCTGCGCCCCCGCGGGCTGGCTCTGTCCAGCTTCAGCCTCCAACCTCTGGCTCTACAGCAGCCGCTGCAGGGATGCAGGGACAGAGCTGACTGGCCACCTGGTGCCCCACCACGACGGTCTGAGGGTCTGGTGTCCAGAATCCGGAGCCCACATCCCTCTGCCGCCAGCCCCCGAAGGCTGCCCATGGAGCTGTCGCCTCCTGGGCATTGGAGGCCACCTCTCCCCACAGGGCAAGCTCACCCTGCCCCAGGAACACCCGTGCTTGAAGGCTCCCCGGCTGAGATGCCAGTCctgcaagctggtgcagaccCCAGGGCTCAGGGCAGGGGAACAGTCAACAGAAGAGTCCATGGGCGGGCGTCGGAAAAGGAATGTGAATACAGCCCCCCAGTTCCAGCCCCCCAGCTACCAGGCCACAGTGCCTGAGAACCAGCCAGCGGGTACCCCTGTGGCATCCCTGCGGGCCATTGACCCAGATGAGGGTGAGGCCGGCCGGCTTGAGTACACCATGGATGCCCTCTTTGATAGCCGCTCCAAACATTTCTTCTCTCTGGACCCAATCACGGGCGCTGTAACCACAGCTGAGGAGCTGGATCGTGAGACCAAGAGCACCCATGTCTTCAGGGTCACGGCACAGGATCATGGCATGCCCCGACGCAGTGCCCTGGCCACACTCACCATCTTGGTGACTGACACCAATGATCACGACCCTGTTTTCGAGCAACAGGAGTACAAGGAGAGCCTCAGGGAGAACCTGGAGGTTGGCTATGAGGTGCTCACTGTCAGAGCCACAGATGGTGATGCCCCTCCCAATGCCAATATTCTGTACCGCCTATTGGAGGGGCCTGAAGGCAGCCCCTCAGAAGTCTTTGAGATTGACCCTCGCTCTGGGGTGATCCGAACGCGTGGCCCTGTGGATAGGGAAGAAGTAGAATCCTACCAGTTGACAGTGGAGGCAAGTGACCAGGGTCGGGACCCTGGTCCACGGAGCGCCACAGCCGCTGTGTTCCTGTCTGTGGAGGATGACAATGACAATGCTCCTCAGTTCAGTGAGAAGCGCTACGTGGTCCAGGTGCGCGAGGATGTGACCCCAGGGGCCCCGGTACTCCGGGTCACAGCCTCAGATAGAGACAAGGGCAGTAACGCCCTGGTGCACTATAGCATCATGAGTGGTAATGCTCGGGGACAGTTTTACCTGGATGCCCAGACTGGGGCTCTGGACGTGGTGAGCCCTCTTGACTATGAGACGACCAAGGAGTATACCCTACGGGTCCGGGCACAGGATGGCGGCCGTCCCCCGCTCTCCAATGTCTCTGGCCTGGTGACAGTACAGGTCCTGGATATCAATGACAATGCCCCCATCTTTGTCAGCACCCCCTTCCAGGCTACTGTGCTGGAGAGTGTCCCCTTAGGCTACCTGGTTCTCCACGTCCAGGCCATCGACGCCGATGCTGGTGACAATGCCCGCCTGGAATACCGCCTTGCTGGGGTTGGGCATGACTTCCCCTTTGCCATCAACAATGGCACAGGCTGGATCTCTGTGGCAGCTGAGCTGGACCGGGAAGAGGTTGATTTCTATAGCTTTGGGGTGGAAGCCCGAGACCACGGCACCCCAGTGCTCACTGCTTCAGCCAGTGTCAGCGTGACCATCCTGGATGTCAACGACAACAACCCCACCTTTACCCAACCAGAGTACACGGTGAGACTCAACGAGGATGCGGCCGTGGGCACCAGCGTGGTGACAGTGTCGGCTGTGGACCGCGACGCCCACAGTGTCATCACCTACCAGATCACCAGCGGCAACACCCGCAACCGCTTTTCCATCACCAGCCAGAGTGGTGGCGGGTTGGTGTCGCTCGCCCTGCCGTTGGACTACAAACTTGAGCGGCAGTATGTGCTGGCGGTCACTGCCTCCGATGGCACGCGGCAGGACACGGCACAGGTGGTAGTGAACGTCACTGATGCCAACACTCATCGTCCCGTCTTTCAGAGCTCCCACTATACGGTAAATGTTAACGAGGACCGACCGGCAGGCACCACGGTGGTGCTGATCAGTGCCACGGACGAGGACACAGGCGAGAACGCCCGCATCACCTACTTTATGGAGGACAGCATCCCCCAGTTCCGCATTGATGCAGACACAGGGGCTGTCACCACCCAGGCTGAGCTAGACTATGAGGACCAAGTGTCCTACACCCTGGCCATCACTGCCCGCGACAATGGCATTCCCCAGAAGTCTGACACAACCTACCTGGAGATCCTGGTGAATGATGTGAATGACAATGCCCCTCAGTTCCTGCGTGACTCCTATCAGGGCAGTGTGTATGAGGATGTGCCCCCCTTCACCAGTGTCCTGCAGATCTCAGCCACTGACCGTGACTCTGGCCTTAATGGTAGGGTCTTCTACACCTTCCAAGGGGGCGACGATGGAGATGGTGACTTTATCGTAGAGTCCACATCAGGCATTGTGAGAACGCTTCGGAGGCTAGATCGTGAGAACGTGGCCCAGTACGTTTTGCGGGCTTATGCGGTGGACAAGGGAATGCCTCCAGCCCGCACGCCCATGGAAGTGACGGTCACCGTGTTGGATGTGAACGACAATCCACCTGTCTTTGAGCAGGACGAGTTTGACGTGTTTGTGGAAGAGAACAGCCCCATTGGGCTGGCTGTGGCCCGCGTCACAGCCACTGACCCCGACGAAGGCACCAATGCCCAGATCATGTACCAGATTGTGGAGGGCAACATCCCTGAGGTCTTCCAACTGGACATCTTCTCTGGGGAGTTGACTGCTCTGGTGGACTTGGACTACGAGGACCGGCCCGAATACATCCTGGTCATCCAGGCCACGTCGGCCCCCCTGGTGAGCCGGGCTACAGTCCACGTCCGCCTGCTTGACCGCAACGACAACCCACCAGTGCTGGGCAACTTTGAGATCCTTTTCAACAACTATGTCACCAACCGCTCAAGCAGTTTCCCTGGGGGTGCCATTGGCCGCGTGCCTGCCCATGACCCTGACATCTCAGACAGCCTGACCTACAGCTTTGAGCGGGGGAATGAACTCAGCCTGGTCCTGCTCAACGCCTCGACAGGCGAACTGAGGCTGAGCCGGGCATTGGACAACAACCGTCCTCTGGAGGCCATGATGAGCGTGCTGGTGTCAG ACGGCGTGCACAGTGTGACTGCCCAGTGCGCACTGCGGGTCACCATCATCACGGATGAGATGCTCACGCACAGCATCACGCTGCGCCTGGAGGACATGTCGCCGGAGCGCTTCCTGTCACCCCTACTGGGTCTCTTTATCCAGGCGGTGGCGGCCACGCTGGCCACACCCCCAGACCACGTGGTAGTCTTCAACGTGCAGCGGGACACCGACGCCCCTGGGGGCCACATCCTCAATGTGAGCCTGTCCGTGGGCCAGCCGCCGGGGCCTGGGGGCGGGCCACCCTTCCTGCCCTCCGAGGACCTGCAGGAGCGCCTGTACCTCAACCGCAGCCTGCTCACGGCCATCTCTGCCCAGCGCGTGCTGCCCTTCGACGACAACATCTGCCTGCGCGAGCCCTGCGAGAACTACATGCGCTGCGTGTCGGTGCTGCGCTTCGACTCCTCAGCGCCCTTCATCGCCTCCTCCTCCGTGCTCTTCCGGCCCATCCACCCCGTCGGGGGGCTGCGCTGCCGCTGCCCACCCGGCTTCACGGGCGACTACTGCGAGACCGAGGTGGACCTCTGCTACTCGCGGCCCTGCGGCCCCCACGGGCGCTGCCGCAGCCGCGAGGGCGGCTACACCTGCCTCTGTCGCGACGGCTACACCG GGGAGCACTGCGAGGTGAGTGCCCGCTCAGGCCGTTGCACGCCAGGTGTCTGCAAGAATGGGGGCACCTGCGTCAACCTGCTGGTGGGTGGCTTCAAGTGCGACTGCCCGTCTGGAGACTTCGAGAAGCCCTACTGCCAGGTGACCACACGCAGCTTCCCTGCCCGCTCCTTCCTCACGTTCCGTGGCCTGCGTCAGCGCTTCCACTTCACCCTGGCCCTCTC GTTTGCCACCAAGGAGCGGGACGGACTGCTGTTATACAACGGGCGCTTCAACGAGAAGCATGACTTTGTGGCCCTCGAGGTGATCCAGGAGCAGGTCCAGCTCACCTTCTCTGCAG GGGAGTCGACCACCACCGTGTCCCCGTTCGTGCCCGGAGGGGTCAGTGACGGACAGTGGCACACGGTGCAGCTGAAGTACTACAATAAG CCACTGTTAGGTCAGACGGGGCTCCCGCAGGGCCCATCAGAACAGAAGGTGGCTGTGGTGACCGTGGATGGCTGTGACACAGGGGTGGCCCTGCGCTTCGGAGCTGTCCTGGGCAACTACTCCTGTGCTGCCCAGGGCACCCAGGGTGGCAGCAAAAA GTCTCTGGATCTGACAGGGCCCCTACTGCTGGGTGGGGTCCCTGACCTGCCCGAGAGCTTCCCTGTCCGCACGCGGCACTTTGTGGGCTGCATGAGGAACCTGCAGGTGGACAGCCGGCATGTGGACATGGCCGACTTCATCGCCAACAATGGCACCGTGCCTG GCTGCCCTGCCAAGAAGAATGTGTGTGACAGCAGTACTTGCAACAACGGGGGCACCTGTGTGAACCAGTGGGATGCATTCAGCTGCGAGTGTCCTCTGGGCTTCGGGGGCAAGAGCTGTGCCCAGG AAATGGCCAACCCACAGCGCTTCCTGGGCAGCAGCCTGCTTGCCTGGCATGGCCTCTCGCTGCCCATCTCCCAGCCCTGGCACCTCAGCCTCATGTTCCGCACACGCCAGGCCAACGGTGTCCTGCTGCAGGCTGTCACCAGGGGGCGCAGCACCATCACCCTGCAG TTGAGGGAAGGCCACGTGGTGCTGAGCGTGGAGGGCACAGGGCTCCAGGCCTCGTCTCTCCAGCTGGAGCCAGGCCGGGCCAATGACGGCGACTGGCATCATGCACAGCTGGCACTGGGAGCCACTGGGGGCCCCGGCCATGCCATCCTGTCCTTCGACTATGGGCAGCAGTGGGCAGAGGGCAACCTAGGCCCCCGGCTGCATGGGCTGCACCTGAGCAACATTACGGTCGGGGGAGTGCCTGCGCCAGCCAGCGGTGTGGCCCGCGGCTTCCGGGGCTGTTTGCAG GGTGTGAGGGTAAGCGAGACGCCCGAGGGGGTTAGCGGTCTGGATCCCAGCCGCGGGGAAGGCATCAATGTGGAGCCAGGCTGCAGCCTGCCAGACCCCTGTGACTCGAATCCGTGTCCTGCCAACAGCTATTGCAGCGATGACTGGGACAGCTATTCCTGCAGCTGTGATCCAG GTTACTATGGTGACAACTGTACTAACGTGTGTGACCTGAACCCATGTGAGCATCAGTCTGTGTGTATCCGAAAGCCCAGCGCCCCCCACGGCTACACCTGCGAGTGTCTCCAGAATTACCTTGGGCCATATTGTGAGACCAG GATTGACCAGCCTTGCCCCCGTGGCTGGTGGGGACACCCCACGTGCGGCCCGTGCAACTGTGACATCGGCAAAGGCTTCGACCCAGACTGCAACAAGACAAGCGGCGTGTGCCACTGCAAG GAGAACCACTACCGGCCCCCTGGCAGCCCCACCTGCCTCCTCTGTGACTGCTACCCCACGGGCTCTTTATCCCGCGTCTGTGACTCTGAGGACGGCCAGTGTCCATGCAAGCCAGGTGTCATTGGGCGCCAGTGTGACCGCTGTGACAACCCGTTTGCTGAGGTCACCACCAATGGCTGTGAAG TGAATTATGACAGCTGCCCACGGGCCATCGAGGCTGGGATCTGGTGGCCCCGTACCCGCTTTGGgctgcctgctgctgccccctgccccaaaGGCTCCTTTG GCACCGCCGTGCGTcactgtgatgagcacagggggTGGCTCCCCCCAAACCTTTTCAACTGCACATCAGTCACCTTCTCAGAGCTGAAGGGCTTT GCCGAGCGGCTGCAGCGGAACGAGTCGGGTCTGGACTCGGGGCGCTCCCAGCAACTGGCCCTGCTTCTGCGCAATGCCACACAGCACACGGCTGGCTACTTCGGCAGCGACGTCAAGGTGGCCTACCAGCTGGCCACACGGCTGCTGGCCCACGAGAGCGCCCAGCGGGGCTTTGGGCTGTCCGCCACACAGGATGTGCACTTCACCGAG AACCTGCTGCGGGTGGGCAGCGCCCTCCTGGACGCGGCCAACAAGCGGCACTGGGAGCTGATCCAGCAGACGGAGGGAGGCACCGCATGGCTGCTCCAGCACTACGAGGCCTATGCCAGCGCCCTGGCTCAGAACATGCGGCACACCTACCTGAACCCCTTCACCATTGTCACGCCCAACATTG TCATCTCTGTGGTTCGCTTGGACAAGGGGAACTTTGCTGGGGCCAAGCTGCCCCGCTATGAGGCGCTGCGGGGGGAGCGGCCCCCAGACCTAGAGACAACGGTCATTCTGCCTGATTCTGTCTTTCGAG AGACACCCACCATGGTCCGGCCCGCGGGCCCTGGAGAGGCCCAGGAGCCTGAGGAGCTGGCACGGCGTCAGCGGCGGCACCCAGAGCTGAGCCACGGGGAGGCTGTGGCCAGTGTCATCATCTACCGCACTCTGGCCAGCCTGCTGCCCCATAACTATGACCCGGACAAGCGCAGCCTCAG AGTCCCCAAACGGCCGGTCATCAACACGCCCGTGGTGAGTATCAGCGTCCATGACGATGAGGAGCTTCTGCCCCGAGCCTTGGACAAGCCGGTCACGGTGCAGTTCCGGCTGTTGGAGACGGAGGAACGCACCAAGCCCATCTGTGTCTTCTGGAACCATTCCATCCT GGTCAGTGGCACGGGTGGCTGGTCAGCCCGAGGCTGCGAGGTCGTCTTCCGCAACGAGAGTCACGTCAGCTGCCAGTGCAACCACATGACGAGCTTCGCCGTGCTCATGGACGTGTCCCGGCGGGAG AATGGGGAGATCCTGCCACTGAAGACACTGACGTACGTGGCCCTAGGGGTCACCTTGGCTGCCCTGCTGCTCGCCTTCCTCTTCCTCACCGTCCTACGTGCCCTACGCTCCAACCAGCATGGCATCCGACGGAACCTGACTGGGGCTCTGGGCCTGGCGCAGCTGGTCTTCCTCCTAGGAATCAACCAGGCTGACCTCCCT TTTGCTTGCACAGTCATCGCCATCCTGCTGCACTTCCTGTACCTCTGCACCTTCTCCTGGGCCTTGCTGGAGGCCCTGCACCTGTACCGGGCCCTCACCGAGGTGCGCGACGTCAATGCCGGCCCCATGCGCTTCTACTACATGCTGGGCTGGGGCGTGCCCGCCTTCATCACAG GTCTAGCCGTGGGCCTGGACCCTGAGGGCTATGGGAACCCTGACTTCTGCTGGCTCTCCATCTATGATACACTCATCTGGAGTTTTGCTGGCCCTGTGGCCTTCGCGGTCTCG ATGAGTGTCTTCCTGTACATCTTGGCGGCCCGGGCCTCCTGTGCTGCCCAGCGGCAGGGCTTTGAGAAGAAAGGCCCCGT CTCAGGCCTGCGGCCCTCCTTCGCTGTCCTCCTGCTGCTGAGCGCCACGTGGCTGTTGGCGCTGCTCTCTGTCAACAGTGACACCCTCCTTTTCCACTACCTCTTTGCTGCCTGCAATTGCATCCAG GGCCCCTTCATCTTCCTCTCCTACGTGGTGCTTAGCAAGGAGGTCCGGAAAGCATTCAAGTTTGCCTGCAGCCGCAAGCCCAGCCCTGACCCTGCGCTGACCACCAAGTCCACCCTGACCTCG TCCTACAACTGCCCCAGCCCCTATGCAGATGGGCGGCTGTACCAGCCCTACGGAGACTCAGCCGGCTCCCTGCATAGCGCCAGCCGCTCGGGGAAGAGTCAGCCCAGCTACATTCCCTTCTTGCTGAG GGAAGAGTCCACACTGAACCCTGGCCAAGGGCCCCCTGGCCTGGGGGACCCAGGCAGCCTATTCCTGGAAGGTCAAGACCAGCAGCATG ACCCTGACACAGACTCTGACAGTGACCTGTCCCTGGAAGATGACCAGAGTGGTTCCTATGCCTCTACTCACTCATCAGacagtgaggaggaggaagaggaggaggaagagcccGTCTTCCCTGGCGAGCCGGGCTGGGACAGCCTGCTGGGGCCTGGCGCTGAGAGACTGCCCTTGCACAGTACCCCCAAGG ATGGGGGCCCAGGGCCCGGGAAGGCCCCCTGGCCAGGAGACTTCGGGACCACAGCAAAGGAGAGTAGTGGTAATGGGGTCTCTGAGGAGCGCCCATGGGAGAATGGAGATGCCCTGCCTCGGGAGGGGTCCCTTGGCCCCCTTCCAGGCCCCTCTGCCCAACCTCACAAAG GCATTCTCAAGAAGAAGTGTCTGCCCACCATCAGTGAGAAGAGCAGCCTTTTACGGCTACCCCTGGAGCAAGGCACAGGGTCTTCTAGGGGCTCCTCAGCCAGCGAGGGCAGCCGGGGCggaccccctccccgccctccaccCCGGCAGAGTCTGCAGGAGCAGCTGAACGGGGTCATGCCCATCGCCATGAGTATCAAGGCAGGCACGGTCGATGAGGACTCGTCGGGCTCCGA atttctcttctttaacttcctgcaTTAA